Proteins found in one Oscarella lobularis chromosome 16, ooOscLobu1.1, whole genome shotgun sequence genomic segment:
- the LOC136196843 gene encoding uncharacterized protein isoform X2, giving the protein MTETAKSYWDSWFKEEDASGDCSCPSLAFLLLPVVVLKARKFSALFTLGSLFILGSFSVLWGPWKQAKHLFSMERLPFTASYLGCMVLTLYFALWVHSTLLTIVFSFLEAGALLWYVISYVPGGVTGMTFVTKLCGRAVKKTVETGINSV; this is encoded by the exons atgacggagacggcgaaatcGTACTGGGACTCGTGGTTCAAGGAAGAGGACGCGAGTGGCGACTGCTCGTGTCCTTCGCTG gcttttcttttgttgcCTGTCGTCGTTCTGAAAGCTCGAAAATTCTCTGCTCTTTTCACTCTCGGCAGTCTGTTTATCTTAGGGAG TTTTTCTGTATTATGGGGTCCATGGAAGCAGGCGAAGCATTTGTTCTCAATGGAAAGGCTACCGTTTACTGCATCTTATTTGGGTTGCATGGTGCTTACGCTCTACTTTGCGTTGTGG GTTCATTCAACGTTGCTCACAATCGTTTTCAGTTTTCTGGAAGCTGGAGCGCTTCTTTG GTATGTTATTAGTTATGTTCCTGGTGGAGTAACAGGTATGACGTTCGTGACCAAACTGTGTGGCAGAGCAGTAAAGAAAACCGTGGAAACCGGAATTAACAGTGTCTAA
- the LOC136196843 gene encoding uncharacterized protein isoform X1 — MTETAKSYWDSWFKEEDASGDCSCPSLSRKQRIIGFITLLAAGAFCFGMAFLLLPVVVLKARKFSALFTLGSLFILGSFSVLWGPWKQAKHLFSMERLPFTASYLGCMVLTLYFALWVHSTLLTIVFSFLEAGALLWYVISYVPGGVTGMTFVTKLCGRAVKKTVETGINSV; from the exons atgacggagacggcgaaatcGTACTGGGACTCGTGGTTCAAGGAAGAGGACGCGAGTGGCGACTGCTCGTGTCCTTCGCTG TCTAGAAAACAGAGAATAATTGGATTCATAACTCTCTTAGCTGCAGGCGCGTTTTGCTTCGGCATG gcttttcttttgttgcCTGTCGTCGTTCTGAAAGCTCGAAAATTCTCTGCTCTTTTCACTCTCGGCAGTCTGTTTATCTTAGGGAG TTTTTCTGTATTATGGGGTCCATGGAAGCAGGCGAAGCATTTGTTCTCAATGGAAAGGCTACCGTTTACTGCATCTTATTTGGGTTGCATGGTGCTTACGCTCTACTTTGCGTTGTGG GTTCATTCAACGTTGCTCACAATCGTTTTCAGTTTTCTGGAAGCTGGAGCGCTTCTTTG GTATGTTATTAGTTATGTTCCTGGTGGAGTAACAGGTATGACGTTCGTGACCAAACTGTGTGGCAGAGCAGTAAAGAAAACCGTGGAAACCGGAATTAACAGTGTCTAA
- the LOC136196840 gene encoding MAM and LDL-receptor class A domain-containing protein 2-like isoform X2: MLSLLLFTIFLLAGPSASWPIDFEPCSFDADSCQWGPPSASNISFNVWKRVSARDGFRPSTDVTYGNEYGKYMTTESPANINSNAPISASPSILETRFSPGDNVCALGFHYVAKLSSSSGFQLRCLDDGGDDGHVTSLVQIDAVDDWTRRVVRVNASHSNTILQFVYYQTSLEDYAALDSIEFIPCTRCTFERGFCDWVSSEWKLARGGEQFGPLVDVTLNSSSGHFVYAHGGFSNNVASFASRAIAAADNICSIGFSYYALGGRSSVAFETVDGQQLYSEPLRESKMWRFRRFSALKRNDSVLYRYVFYSRYGSVFALDDIEYYPCPNFEGCSFVRGPCEWTQSPIPIQETRYVPWKVNRSGLVAYFPSTISSTQSKQLVGSRLVGACSLAISVEFSNSLYSSFVLVKAHGTRTKITAVNGLYQRKQIALPESARYVSVLAVPWHFEHGSVTIRSLQYLSCLYTSFDVSSPLRWMTHSMTKNHWWIKSHCYDWSGCSHDDHTYGSGKFAEVDFYSPNDVIRLLTNTENSRVCGVRFWLYYTPSSSLSSSSSLDVGVSLRVATSQANASIHIDKSNAWLCREVALSAEGLSPIFEFEASGSQGSSLSIDDITLTGCPDWEVCSFERGLCGWTATAPNDATSWIRWKEKDASSSYRLVLMAPFEGVFKSLPLGPQSEICAVDFYYLFDGSPVTDWLRVVLVRSSIDEEIVWIAEETSGFWRRVRVRVLVNETVSIEFRGKATRSFVVALKRLSYVQCNAIGSTIRTESSATLPIAASMAPTNDSVLPPSDGQRILVFPTSSFRPMSASADHSAAMSATTSESSSSSSSSSVGSTFVNAVAVQENRAQEERNDDGIPVGIIAAGAAVGGTAILIAIVVLLAYCRRKKKSKRCLQSDYVPRDQNIYEEQDIYADPLTTSTTLKNPSVEDEPVYAVPDKSKKKRRRENDIYDTAENTHPSLPRERENVIYDAFSFDADN, encoded by the exons ATGCTGTCCCTCCTCCTTTTCACGATCTTCCTCCTTGCTGGTCCTAGCGCTTCGTGGCCTATAG ACTTCGAGCCGTGCAGCTTCGACGCGGACTCGTGCCAATGGGGTCCTCCAAGTGCGTCAAACATCTCGTTCAACGTCTGGAAGCGCGTTTCAGCTCGCGACGGTTTTCGTCCGTCGACGGACGTCACGTATGGAAACGAATACGGAAAGTATATGACAACAGAATCGCCTGCCAACATCAACAGCAACGCCCCCATCTCCGCATCCCCGTCGATTCTCGAGACGCGATTCTCGCCGGGCGACAACGTTTGCGCACTCGGTTTCCACTACGTCGCtaaattgtcgtcgtcgagcggatTTCAACTTCGTTGTcttgacgacggcggcgatgacgggCACGTGACTAGTCTCGTGCAGattgacgccgtcgacgactggacgcgtcgcgtcgtgcGCGTGAATGCGTCGCACTCAAACACAATATTACAGTTCGTATATTATCAAACGTCATTGGAAGACTACGCGGCTTTGGATAGCATCGAATTCATTCCGTGCACAA GGTGCACTTTTGAACGGGGCTTCTGTGATTGGGTTTCGTCTGAGTGGAAGTTAGCTCGCGGGGGCGAACAGTTTGGACCTCTGGTGGACGTAACGTTAAACAGCTCATCTGGACATTTTGTCTACGCTCATGGTGGTTTCAGCAACAACGTTGCTTCTTTTGCTAGTAGGGCTATCGCTGCTGCTGATAATATCTGCTCCATTGGCTTCAGCTACTATGCCCTTGGAGGACGTTCGTCTGTTGCTTTTGAAACGGTAGACGGACAGCAACTATACAGTGAACCTCTTCGGGAAAGCAAGATGTGGCGATTCAGGCGGTTTTCCGCGttaaaacgaaacgattccgTGCTATATCGCTACGTATTCTACTCTCGCTACGGGAGCGTGTTTGCTTTAGACGATATCGAGTACTACCCGTGTCCAA ATTTCGAAGGCTGCTCCTTCGTTCGGGGTCCATGCGAATGGACGCAAAGTCCCATTCCAATTCAGGAGACTCGCTACGTTCCTTGGAAGGTGAACCGCTCCGGCTTGGTCGCCTATTTTCCTTCGACGATATCGTCAACTCAAAGCAAACAACTGGTGGGAAGTAGACTCGTTGGAGCTTGCTCACTGGCAATAAGTGTCGAATTCTCAAATTCCCTTTACTCGTCCTTTGTTCTCGTCAAAGCGCATGGCACACGGACAAAGATTACAGCCGTGAACGGTCTGTATCAGCGGAAGCAGATTGCCCTTCCAGAATCAGCTCGGTACGTTTCTGTTCTTGCCGTACCTTGGCATTTCGAGCACGGCTCGGTCACCATTCGCAgtctccaatatctgtcgtgCCTCT ATACTTCGTTTGACGTCTCCTCTCCCCTGAGGTGGATGACTCACTCGATGACGAAAAACCATTGGTGGATCAAGTCGCACTGCTACGATTGGTCTGGCTGCTCGCACGATGATCACACGTACGGATCGGGTAAATTCGCCGAAGTCGACTTCTACTCTCCTAACGATGTAATTCGACTTCTAACGAACACGGAGAATTCCCGCGTGTGCGGCGTTCGCTTCTGGCTGTATTatacgccgtcgtcgtcgttgtcgtcgtcgtcgtctttagaTGTCGGAGTGTCGCTTAGGGTAGCCACGTCGCAGGCAAACGCATCGATTCACATAGACAAATCCAACGCGTGGCTATGCAGAGAAGTCGCTCTGAGCGCGGAAGGTCTCTCTCCTATCTTTGAGTTCGAAGCGTCCGGATCACAAGGATCGTCTCTGTCGATTGACGATATTACCTTGACTGGTTGTCCTGATTGGGAAGTATGTTCTTTTGAACGCGGCCTGTGCGGATGGACGGCGACCGCTCcaaacgacgcgacgtcgtggATACGGTGGAAAGAGAaggacgcgtcgtcgagctACCGCTTGGTGCTGATGGCACCGTTTGAGGGTGTCTTCAAAAGCCTTCCTCTCGGTCCGCAGTCGGAAATTTGTGCCGTCGATTTCTATTATCTTTTTGACGGCTCGCCGGTAACCGACTGGCTTCGAGTTGTTTTAGTGCGTTCGTCCATCGATGAGGAAATTGTATGGATTGCCGAGGAGACGTCTGGGTTTTGGCGTCGCGTTCGAGTTCGAGTTCTAGTCAACGAGACTGTCAGCATTGAATTTCGcggaaaagcgacgaggTCTTTTGTCGTGGCGCTGAAAAGGCTATCCTACGTTCAATGCAACGCAATTGGCTCAACGATACGGACAGAGTCCTCAGCAACGCTTCCAATAGCAGCATCAATGGCTCCTACAAACGACTCTGTTCTCCCGCCTTCAGATGG GCAGAGAATTCTCGTATTTCCTACTAGTAGTTTCCGTCCTATGTCAGCCAGTGCTGATCACAGTGCTGCAATGTCTGCTACTACTTcagagtcgtcgtcgtcgtcgtcgtcgtcgtcagtcgGGTCTACTTTTGTTAATGCTGTAGCTGTTCAGGAAAA TCGTGCTCAGGAAgaacgaaatgacgacggaATACCTGTAGGAATCATTGCCGCTGGAGCTGCAGTTGGGGGCACTGCTATACTGATAGCCATAGTAGTTTTACTGGCGTACTGtcgcagaaaaaagaaatctaAAAGATG TCTGCAATCAGACTATGTTCCGAGGGATCAGAATATTTATGAGGAGCAGGACATCTACGCTGATCCTCTGACAACAAGCACAACATT GAAAAATCCTTCGGTTGAAGATGAGCCTGTCTATGCCGTACCTGACAAgagcaagaagaaaag AAGACGGGAGAACGACATATACGACACAGCAGAAAATAC ACATCCTTCACTTCCAAGAGAGAGGGAGAACGTCATCTACGACGCATTTTCATTTGATGCAGACAACTAG
- the LOC136196840 gene encoding MAM and LDL-receptor class A domain-containing protein 2-like isoform X1, with translation MLSLLLFTIFLLAGPSASWPIDFEPCSFDADSCQWGPPSASNISFNVWKRVSARDGFRPSTDVTYGNEYGKYMTTESPANINSNAPISASPSILETRFSPGDNVCALGFHYVAKLSSSSGFQLRCLDDGGDDGHVTSLVQIDAVDDWTRRVVRVNASHSNTILQFVYYQTSLEDYAALDSIEFIPCTRCTFERGFCDWVSSEWKLARGGEQFGPLVDVTLNSSSGHFVYAHGGFSNNVASFASRAIAAADNICSIGFSYYALGGRSSVAFETVDGQQLYSEPLRESKMWRFRRFSALKRNDSVLYRYVFYSRYGSVFALDDIEYYPCPNFEGCSFVRGPCEWTQSPIPIQETRYVPWKVNRSGLVAYFPSTISSTQSKQLVGSRLVGACSLAISVEFSNSLYSSFVLVKAHGTRTKITAVNGLYQRKQIALPESARYVSVLAVPWHFEHGSVTIRSLQYLSCLYTSFDVSSPLRWMTHSMTKNHWWIKSHCYDWSGCSHDDHTYGSGKFAEVDFYSPNDVIRLLTNTENSRVCGVRFWLYYTPSSSLSSSSSLDVGVSLRVATSQANASIHIDKSNAWLCREVALSAEGLSPIFEFEASGSQGSSLSIDDITLTGCPDWEVCSFERGLCGWTATAPNDATSWIRWKEKDASSSYRLVLMAPFEGVFKSLPLGPQSEICAVDFYYLFDGSPVTDWLRVVLVRSSIDEEIVWIAEETSGFWRRVRVRVLVNETVSIEFRGKATRSFVVALKRLSYVQCNAIGSTIRTESSATLPIAASMAPTNDSVLPPSDGQRILVFPTSSFRPMSASADHSAAMSATTSESSSSSSSSSVGSTFVNAVAVQENRAQEERNDDGIPVGIIAAGAAVGGTAILIAIVVLLAYCRRKKKSKRCLQSDYVPRDQNIYEEQDIYADPLTTSTTLKNPSVEDEPVYAVPDKSKKKSRRRENDIYDTAENTHPSLPRERENVIYDAFSFDADN, from the exons ATGCTGTCCCTCCTCCTTTTCACGATCTTCCTCCTTGCTGGTCCTAGCGCTTCGTGGCCTATAG ACTTCGAGCCGTGCAGCTTCGACGCGGACTCGTGCCAATGGGGTCCTCCAAGTGCGTCAAACATCTCGTTCAACGTCTGGAAGCGCGTTTCAGCTCGCGACGGTTTTCGTCCGTCGACGGACGTCACGTATGGAAACGAATACGGAAAGTATATGACAACAGAATCGCCTGCCAACATCAACAGCAACGCCCCCATCTCCGCATCCCCGTCGATTCTCGAGACGCGATTCTCGCCGGGCGACAACGTTTGCGCACTCGGTTTCCACTACGTCGCtaaattgtcgtcgtcgagcggatTTCAACTTCGTTGTcttgacgacggcggcgatgacgggCACGTGACTAGTCTCGTGCAGattgacgccgtcgacgactggacgcgtcgcgtcgtgcGCGTGAATGCGTCGCACTCAAACACAATATTACAGTTCGTATATTATCAAACGTCATTGGAAGACTACGCGGCTTTGGATAGCATCGAATTCATTCCGTGCACAA GGTGCACTTTTGAACGGGGCTTCTGTGATTGGGTTTCGTCTGAGTGGAAGTTAGCTCGCGGGGGCGAACAGTTTGGACCTCTGGTGGACGTAACGTTAAACAGCTCATCTGGACATTTTGTCTACGCTCATGGTGGTTTCAGCAACAACGTTGCTTCTTTTGCTAGTAGGGCTATCGCTGCTGCTGATAATATCTGCTCCATTGGCTTCAGCTACTATGCCCTTGGAGGACGTTCGTCTGTTGCTTTTGAAACGGTAGACGGACAGCAACTATACAGTGAACCTCTTCGGGAAAGCAAGATGTGGCGATTCAGGCGGTTTTCCGCGttaaaacgaaacgattccgTGCTATATCGCTACGTATTCTACTCTCGCTACGGGAGCGTGTTTGCTTTAGACGATATCGAGTACTACCCGTGTCCAA ATTTCGAAGGCTGCTCCTTCGTTCGGGGTCCATGCGAATGGACGCAAAGTCCCATTCCAATTCAGGAGACTCGCTACGTTCCTTGGAAGGTGAACCGCTCCGGCTTGGTCGCCTATTTTCCTTCGACGATATCGTCAACTCAAAGCAAACAACTGGTGGGAAGTAGACTCGTTGGAGCTTGCTCACTGGCAATAAGTGTCGAATTCTCAAATTCCCTTTACTCGTCCTTTGTTCTCGTCAAAGCGCATGGCACACGGACAAAGATTACAGCCGTGAACGGTCTGTATCAGCGGAAGCAGATTGCCCTTCCAGAATCAGCTCGGTACGTTTCTGTTCTTGCCGTACCTTGGCATTTCGAGCACGGCTCGGTCACCATTCGCAgtctccaatatctgtcgtgCCTCT ATACTTCGTTTGACGTCTCCTCTCCCCTGAGGTGGATGACTCACTCGATGACGAAAAACCATTGGTGGATCAAGTCGCACTGCTACGATTGGTCTGGCTGCTCGCACGATGATCACACGTACGGATCGGGTAAATTCGCCGAAGTCGACTTCTACTCTCCTAACGATGTAATTCGACTTCTAACGAACACGGAGAATTCCCGCGTGTGCGGCGTTCGCTTCTGGCTGTATTatacgccgtcgtcgtcgttgtcgtcgtcgtcgtctttagaTGTCGGAGTGTCGCTTAGGGTAGCCACGTCGCAGGCAAACGCATCGATTCACATAGACAAATCCAACGCGTGGCTATGCAGAGAAGTCGCTCTGAGCGCGGAAGGTCTCTCTCCTATCTTTGAGTTCGAAGCGTCCGGATCACAAGGATCGTCTCTGTCGATTGACGATATTACCTTGACTGGTTGTCCTGATTGGGAAGTATGTTCTTTTGAACGCGGCCTGTGCGGATGGACGGCGACCGCTCcaaacgacgcgacgtcgtggATACGGTGGAAAGAGAaggacgcgtcgtcgagctACCGCTTGGTGCTGATGGCACCGTTTGAGGGTGTCTTCAAAAGCCTTCCTCTCGGTCCGCAGTCGGAAATTTGTGCCGTCGATTTCTATTATCTTTTTGACGGCTCGCCGGTAACCGACTGGCTTCGAGTTGTTTTAGTGCGTTCGTCCATCGATGAGGAAATTGTATGGATTGCCGAGGAGACGTCTGGGTTTTGGCGTCGCGTTCGAGTTCGAGTTCTAGTCAACGAGACTGTCAGCATTGAATTTCGcggaaaagcgacgaggTCTTTTGTCGTGGCGCTGAAAAGGCTATCCTACGTTCAATGCAACGCAATTGGCTCAACGATACGGACAGAGTCCTCAGCAACGCTTCCAATAGCAGCATCAATGGCTCCTACAAACGACTCTGTTCTCCCGCCTTCAGATGG GCAGAGAATTCTCGTATTTCCTACTAGTAGTTTCCGTCCTATGTCAGCCAGTGCTGATCACAGTGCTGCAATGTCTGCTACTACTTcagagtcgtcgtcgtcgtcgtcgtcgtcgtcagtcgGGTCTACTTTTGTTAATGCTGTAGCTGTTCAGGAAAA TCGTGCTCAGGAAgaacgaaatgacgacggaATACCTGTAGGAATCATTGCCGCTGGAGCTGCAGTTGGGGGCACTGCTATACTGATAGCCATAGTAGTTTTACTGGCGTACTGtcgcagaaaaaagaaatctaAAAGATG TCTGCAATCAGACTATGTTCCGAGGGATCAGAATATTTATGAGGAGCAGGACATCTACGCTGATCCTCTGACAACAAGCACAACATT GAAAAATCCTTCGGTTGAAGATGAGCCTGTCTATGCCGTACCTGACAAgagcaagaagaaaag TAGAAGACGGGAGAACGACATATACGACACAGCAGAAAATAC ACATCCTTCACTTCCAAGAGAGAGGGAGAACGTCATCTACGACGCATTTTCATTTGATGCAGACAACTAG
- the LOC136196842 gene encoding cilia- and flagella-associated protein 107-like, translating to MDEWASARADQQKWHQPGWRIEQRYTKGVLIGNWFEDQQNFQKGNHASNSTHREDYRSYKGEHFPDATFRRNALARSDGIGRKHLFVHHGTRYSNNMLPLYRDTFTRSLDPRYAPTVRQWDRNKMSWQPEPIDQLPASEGGQRYGLYTKLQEKWKKQAEIEAKGDYMSSYGLSYLPHAPDALVTHHHAAPRHLSTRLHPHRANKDLQLRSSLAIPCIERPVNSSLFCRSAPS from the exons ATGGACGAGTGGGCATCAGCTCGAGCCGATCAGCAGAAATGGCACCAGCCGGGTTGGAGAATAGAACAACGATATACCAAAGGGGTTCTAATCGGCAACTGGTTCGAAGATCAGCAAAAC TTTCAAAAGGGAAATCACGCGTCAAATAGCACCCATCGCGAGGACTACAGAAGCTACAAGGGCGAGCACTTTCCCGacgcgacgtttcgacgCAACGCGCTAGCTAGAAGCGAC GGAATAGGACGGAAGCATCTGTTCGTTCATCACGGAACGCGATATTCGAACAACATGCTGCCGCTCTACCGCGATACCTTTACGAGATCGTTAGATCCTCGCTACGCGCCGACGGTGCGACAGTGGGATCGGAATAAGATGTCGTGGCAGCCGGAACCAATTGATCAATTGCCGGCGTCGGAGGGAGGTCAACGATACGGCCTATACACCAAACTGCAA gagaaatggaagaaacAGGCCGAAATAGAGGCAAAGGGGGACTACATGTCAAGCTACGGACTCAGCTATCTACCCCACGCTCCCGACGCCCTAGTCACTCACCACCACGCTGCACCGCGACACCTATCAACTCGTCTCCATCCCCACCGAGCCAATAAAGATCTCCAGCTACGCAGCAGCTTGGCTATCCCCTGCATTGAACGCCCGGTGAATAGCAGCCTCTTCTGCAGATCAGCACCGTCATGA
- the LOC136196839 gene encoding uncharacterized protein: MNATTIEEIHDSTRSEPTPKPKPKPKPRPKQNASEASSDRRPRPVPAPRKNRVRIVRTRSRSGESSSASSSRVSTPSTPLALTREKEKGSESDEWEDVDSDSGSGDKKKNFFRRSIRPSTVRKRGSLRRKPRPPRKPPRKPDSFGRAATLLESISSDDQEGGGGEDGQTTGTVDEKDDDNVYSDVAIVNSKRRASNPLAQRPLPPPPVDQTPFRPNSRWRPEWDNDDEINGRRTQRSISFNVPESERLYNEPLIHRSRSISQTGSVASGASRSVPSSPSRPQPKQRRKPPKPRESAPIKEKEKKAAAKSKKPPIPSKPRPMLVRPDELRSVLESLKKVQLANKKKDRDPDDGGGYCLPPARATPPKPKPRKLALTRKLSVSLEDIASPRPDASESRASTLSRSYSLHLGMVEVTRDGDYDDDDDDVGERLDVAGEALYHVLDPNQSCPFCAAAQAAASDSSVTSLDFVGKNVDMLFSFPCRHRRRGADFRSGGAAPLKAPAMRAPSRRRTLWVEQPEVIKSGVLDTLDEPERKYQEAQFELISSEMTYLSSLKILMDHFMNAPDLLDSLPEERRVLDKQQRHVLFSNLPSVFDVATRFNESLQNRWKENCKVENMCDIIMDYTRKDFDVYVKYCSNQAYQHRLLEKLLATDAKFYSIIQKLESDPICQSLALHSYLLLPMQRITRFPLLVVAILERTAEESPHYPVIQETLVTVRKLVKECNEGAKTMERMEQMIAISKLIRFPKIKAVPLISPKRWLLKRGPLVHCQVEKGFARIKTSLHNIYLFVFTDLLLVTKSKKQLSEEWYNVLDYAQRPFVQVEDIVDPPYTESSGGGSRGGVTPEEGYALAATGRKNVFKVVLLENSKKKTLSFLLSAESQTDKARWMHVIEASGQNEASAGETVYGEFDCPYVKATFDYKARQEDELSLREGDIIKVLRKMIDGWHEGQRLSDGEYGWFPSTYVEEIESEHSRARNLKKRYQLLTAATESFLEPQSNQVSVRKKSRLSELFG, translated from the exons ATGAACGCGACGACTATCGAAGAAATCCA CGATTCGACTCGGTCCGAGCCGACGCCGAAGCCGAAGCCGAAGCCGAAGCCGCGACCGAAGCAGAACGCGTCCGAagcgtcgtcggatcgacgTCCTCGACCAGTTCCGGCGCCGCGAAAGAATCGGGTGAGAATCGTTCGtacgcgatcgcgatcgggCGAGAGCAGCAGCGCGAGTTCGAGTCGCgtgtcgacgccgtcgacgccgcttgCGTTGACgagggagaaggagaaagggAGCGAGTCGGACGAATGggaagacgtcgattcggaCAGTGGAA GCGGCgataaaaagaagaatttttttcgtcgaag CATTCGTCCGTCTACTGTGCGCAAGAGAGGGAGTTTGAGAAGAAAACCGAGACCGCCTCGAAAACCGCCTCGCAAACCGGACTCGTTCGGCCGAGCGGCAACTCTTCTCGAGAGCATCAGCAGCGACGAtcaagaaggaggaggaggagaagacggGCAAACGACTGGAACggtcgacgaaaaagacgacgacaacgtctacagcgacgtcgcgatcgtcAACTCCAAACGCCGAGCGTCGAATCCGCTCGCGCAGCGTCcccttccgccgccgcccgtcgaTCAAACCCCCTTTAGACCGAACTCGCGTTGGCGACCGGAATGGgataacgacgacgaaatcaacggGCGACGAACGCAGCGTAGCATCAGCTTCAACGTTCCCGAGTCCGAACGATTGTACAACGAACCGCTCATCCATCGATCGCGAAGCATCAGTCAGACGGGCAGCGTCGCGAGCGGCGCGTCGCGTtccgtgccgtcgtcgccgagtcgGCCCCAGCCGAAGCAGCGACGAAAGCCGCCCAAGCCGCGCGAATCGGCGCCGATtaaggagaaggagaagaaggcggcggcgaagtcgaagaagccGCCGATTCCCTCGAAGCCGCGACCTATGCTCGTGCGTCCCGACGAACTTCGATCCGTCTTGGAGAGCTTGAAAAAAGTCCAGTTGGcgaataaaaaaaaggatCGCGAtcccgacgacggcggcggctatTGCCTGCCTCCCGCGCgtgcgacgccgccgaagccCAAGCCGAGAAAGCTCGCTCTCACGCGAAAGCTCTCCGTCAGTCTCGAAGACATCGCCTCGCCGCGACCGGACGCGTCCGAGTCGCGCGCGTCCACGCTCAGTCGATCCTATTCGCTGCATTTGGGAATGGTCGAAGTGACGAGAGACggcgactacgacgacgacgacgacgacgttggagaaAGACTAG ACGTCGCGGGAGAGGCTCTCTACCACGTTCTCGATCCGAATCAGAGTTGTCCGTTTTGTGCGGCGGCGCAAGCCGCCGCGTCCGACAGCAGCGTGACGAGCTTGGATTTCGTAGGAAAAAACGTTGACATGCTCTTCTCGTTTCCATGTCGACATCGTCGAAGGGGAGCGGACTTTCGTTCAGGAGGTGCAGCTCCTTTGAAAGCTCCGGCGATGAGAGcgccgtcgagacgacggaCTTTGTGGGTGGAACAACCCGAG GTGATCAAGAGCGGTGTTTTGGATACGCTCGACGAACCGGAAAGAAAATATCAAGAG gCTCAgtttgaattgatttcgtCCGAGATGACGTATTTGAGTAGTTTGAAGATTTTGATGGATCATTTTATGAACGCGCCGGACTTGTTGGACTCGTTGCCGGAGGAGCGACGAGTTCTCGACAAGCAGCAGCGTCACGTTCTCTTTTCGAACCTGCCTTCGGTATTCGACGTGGCGACACG GTTCAACGAGAGTCTACAGAATCGTTGGAAGGAGAATTGCAAAGTGGAAAATATGTGTGACATAATAATGGATTAC ACGCGCAAGGATTTCGACGTGTACGTGAAGTACTGCTCCAATCAGGCCTATCAACATCGACTCCTCGAAAAACTTCT AGCGACTGACGCGAAGTTTTACTCTATCATACAGAAACTAGAGAGCGATCCCATTTGCCAGTCGTTGGCGTTGCACTCGTATCTATTGTTGCCTATGCAACGCATTACTCGATTTCCTCTGCTCGTCGTT gcCATACTCGAGCGCACTGCCGAAGAGTCTCCGCATTATCCAGTGATTCAAGAAACGCTCGTTACCGTTCGAAAG TTGGTGAAAGAGTGCAACGAAGGAGCAAAGACGATGGAAAGAATGGAGCAAATGATCGCAATCAGCAAACTGATACGATTTCCTAAGATAAAA GCCGTTCCTCTCATTTCTCCCAAGCGTTGGCTGCTGAAACGCGGTCCTCTCGTCCATTGTCAAGTGGAAAAAGGCTTCGCTCGAATCAAAACGAGCCTCCACAACatctacctcttcgtcttcacggATCTCCTTCTCGtaacgaaatcgaagaagcAACTCTC GGAAGAGTGGTACAACGTTCTCGACTACGCCCAGCGTCCGTTCGTTCAAGTCGAAGACATCGTCGATCCGCCGTACACGGAATCGTCGGGCGGCGGCAGTCGCGGCGGCGTCACGCCGGAGGAAGGATACGCTCTGGCGGCGACTGGACGCAAGAACGTGTTCAAAGTCGTTTTGCtggaaaattcgaaaaagaagacgcttTCCTTTCTGCTCAGCGCGGAATCGCA AACCGATAAGGCTCGTTGGATGCACGTCATCGAGGCTTCGGGTCAGAACGAAGCGTCAGCAGGCGAAACCGTCTACGGAGAATTCg ACTGTCCCTACGTGAAGGCGACGTTCGATTACAAAGCGCGACAGGAGGACGAGTTGAGTCTTCGAGAAGGCGACATCATTAAAGTTCTGCGAAAAATGATCGACG GATGGCACGAAGGGCAGAGGctcagcgacggcgagtacGGTTGGtttccgtcgacgtacgtcgaagaaatcgaaagcgaGCACTCGCGAgcgcgaaatttgaagaagcgTTATCAACTCttgacggcggcgaccgAAAGCTTTCTCGAGCCTCAATCCAATCAGGTTAGCGTTCGAAAGAAATCCCGACTGTCGGAACTCTTTGGATGA